The Nicotiana sylvestris chromosome 6, ASM39365v2, whole genome shotgun sequence genomic sequence gttcgagccgtggaaacatcctcttgcagaaatgcagggtaagactgcgtacaatagaccatTGTGATCCGGCCCTTCCTCGGACCGTGCGCATAGGGCAGCTTAGTGCACTGGGCTGCCCTTGGGTTCTACTCTTTATATATGTGCCAATTTTTTTACATACGCACATATAGAGTTCGAGCTAGACGAAGTGAGTTCTGTCGAATACACTGCATCTAGTCTAGATCCATTACTGGTTAGTGTTGCACCTAATTTGCAACCTAGCGGGATTTTGTTAAAGCGGGCTTGAGGCCGCGTGTGAGGGCCTTGGACTTAAAGGTTCCAATTTCGAGTACGGTCATATTAGTTTTTGAAATACTAATTGAATTTTTTTCTCTTTAGGTTGTAGCATAGATGCTAGGGAtagagaaaataaaagaattaaGGGAATCCTATAAAGGATCTGACACCTTGCCTCTGTAATGTCTTAtgggaaaaaaaacaaagaatttAAGATATGAGTTTCTGGTGAGCATTGTAATTAACTAAAAGGGGATCAGGAGGATCAATCTACACTTGACTTAAATATCTGTGGCGGATTTGCTGATAGGGATACATGGATGTACCATTTCCGCTGGTTGATTTTGATTTATTGGTAAAGCTATTATACAAGATAAGAAAATCACTGATCATTTGATTGAATGCAGATACAGAAAGAAGTATCAGCGAGTTGATATTCGAGCTATAAAGAATTGGGCACGCCAAATACTGGAAGGTCTTGTTTATTTACACGAACATGATCCTCCAGTGATCCATCGAGACCTGAAGTGTGATAACATATTTGTTAACGGTCATCTTGGACAAGTGAAGGTTGGGGACCTGGGCTTAGCTGCAATTCTTCGTGGATCACAGAGAGCGCACAGTGTTATAGGTACTTCATCTCCCAATTCCCTTTTTCCGTGCTGGAATCTTTGTGGTCAATCTGTTATTCATCTCCTGTGTAGCCAAATATCTCATCACACCTTAATATGTAGCCGGAAATGAATTTTGGTGAATCAAGCTCTGTTGTCTGGCCCTTCCCCGGATCCTGCACATAGCGGGAGGTTAGTCCATCGGGCTACCCTTAAGCTCTGTGGTCTTCCGAAGTCAATTTTATCTAGACTGGCCTTGAATTTGAGACTTTTCTCTATATAAAATTCAATCAGAGAGACTTTTCTCTATATAAAATTCAATCAGATCTGAGGTGCATTATTGTTTTGTAAAACATTCCACATTTTATACTTGACTGTTTATTATTTCTGTTCATTGCAATAGGGACACCTGAGTTCATGGCACCGGAACTATACGAGGAGAACTATAATGAGCTAGTTGATGTATATTCATTTGGCATGTGCATGTTAGAGATGCTTACTGGTGAATATCCATACAGTGAATGTGTTAACCCCGCACAAATATACAAGAAAGTGACCTCTGTAAGAtgctgtctctctctctctctctctctcttaataAGATCTTTTCGAAAGTTTTGTCAGTCAATCAGAAATTTACATGATTATCTTTTTCGCCTCACTCAGGGTAAGAGGCCTAGGGCATTTTATAAAGTCCAAGATCTGGATGCACAAAGGTTTATTAGGAAATGCTTGGAGCCAGCATCAAAAAGATTATCAGCTAAAGAACTAATGGTTGATCCATTTCTTGCATTAGATAATATTGATGGTAAGTCGGTGACAATGATGCAACTTCAAAAGCCTTTCTTGAATGATAAAATTGCTATCGAGGACCTCCACTTGAATGACGACGCTCCAAGGACTAATATGACCATCACGGGGAAATTGAATCCTGAAGACGATACCATTTTAATTAAGGTGCAGATTGCGGATAATGAAGGTATTTGCTGCTCTTCATCTGTATCAAATTTCCATTTCCTATGACCTCAGCTTTGTTTTTGAAGTATTTATGCTTTGCAACTCGGTCCAACAAATGAGGCTAAAGTTGTCACAATTTATCCATGTAGGTGATGTTAGGAATGTGTATTTCCCGTTTGACATAGTAACTGACACCCCCACGGAGGTTGCAAATGAAATGGTGAAGGAATTAGATATAACAGACTGGAAGCCGCATGAAATAGCTAATATGATCGATGGAGAGATATCTGGCCTGGTACCTCAGTGGAAGAAATGGAATCAGTTTGAATCTGCCGATTACCAGGTGCTAAGCTATAAAGACGACGATAATGATCACCATAACCCTTTCCAAGGTTTCTCATCTTGCTCATCTTCTCAAGTGTCATTGTCAGGTCTGCTCTCCTCTCAAGTGATTGACACAAACACCAATGATCCTCATTGGCTTCATGGTATTATGATTCATCTAATCTAGTGTTATTACCAATTCCACGAACGTCGTCTTTGCTTTATTGTCCGCAGATTTTGTTTAATTAAC encodes the following:
- the LOC104210709 gene encoding probable serine/threonine-protein kinase WNK4 isoform X1, whose amino-acid sequence is MYKGRFSEHSKESQDDLRYVEIDPTGRYGRFEEVLGKGAMKTVYRAIDELLGMEMAWNQIKLNDLLHSPEDMERLYSEVHLLSTLNHHSIMRFYTSWIDVEHRTFNFITEMFTSGTLRGYRKKYQRVDIRAIKNWARQILEGLVYLHEHDPPVIHRDLKCDNIFVNGHLGQVKVGDLGLAAILRGSQRAHSVIGTPEFMAPELYEENYNELVDVYSFGMCMLEMLTGEYPYSECVNPAQIYKKVTSGKRPRAFYKVQDLDAQRFIRKCLEPASKRLSAKELMVDPFLALDNIDGKSVTMMQLQKPFLNDKIAIEDLHLNDDAPRTNMTITGKLNPEDDTILIKVQIADNEGDVRNVYFPFDIVTDTPTEVANEMVKELDITDWKPHEIANMIDGEISGLVPQWKKWNQFESADYQVLSYKDDDNDHHNPFQGFSSCSSSQVSLSGLLSSQVIDTNTNDPHWLHGDMFDDTSSQSSSHSANYSNFNYFSDDENDPVTTSTKQSQPATAISHHTSRFCPGENSSTGQSLAKMCYKQCKDMLKLKGTSSTSKEKDKVDARRLTRNKSLVDMRSQLLHKTLVEEVHKRRLFKTVGAVENIGFQQPYEDSRRSPQSMNCTYSMRLLSDEKGRGHKPRRR
- the LOC104210709 gene encoding probable serine/threonine-protein kinase WNK4 isoform X2; this encodes MYKGRFSEHSKESQDDLRYVEIDPTGRYGRFEEVLGKGAMKTVYRAIDELLGMEMAWNQIKLNDLLHSPEDMERLYSEVHLLSTLNHHSIMRFYTSWIDVEHRTFNFITEMFTSGTLRGYRKKYQRVDIRAIKNWARQILEGLVYLHEHDPPVIHRDLKCDNIFVNGHLGQVKVGDLGLAAILRGSQRAHSVIGTPEFMAPELYEENYNELVDVYSFGMCMLEMLTGEYPYSECVNPAQIYKKVTSGKRPRAFYKVQDLDAQRFIRKCLEPASKRLSAKELMVDPFLALDNIDGKSVTMMQLQKPFLNDKIAIEDLHLNDDAPRTNMTITGKLNPEDDTILIKVQIADNEGDVRNVYFPFDIVTDTPTEVANEMVKELDITDWKPHEIANMIDGEISGLVPQWKKWNQFESADYQVLSYKDDDNDHHNPFQGFSSCSSSQVSLSGDMFDDTSSQSSSHSANYSNFNYFSDDENDPVTTSTKQSQPATAISHHTSRFCPGENSSTGQSLAKMCYKQCKDMLKLKGTSSTSKEKDKVDARRLTRNKSLVDMRSQLLHKTLVEEVHKRRLFKTVGAVENIGFQQPYEDSRRSPQSMNCTYSMRLLSDEKGRGHKPRRR